AAAATTTGATCAACATGTAAACGACCGGCAGTATCCAAAATTACAAGATCTTGCCCCTGTTTACAGGCTTGACTAATTGCCCCTTTAGCAATATCCACAGGATTTTGTTTATCACCTAAAGTAAATACCGGCAAAGTCAATTGTTCACCTAAAACTTGCAATTGTTTTATCGCCGCCGGGCGATATACATCACAGGCTGTCAATAAAGGTTTACGACCTTGTTTTTTAAAATAATGAGCCAATTTAGCACTAGTAGTTGTTTTTCCGGAACCCTGTAAACCTACAATCATTATTACCGTTGGCGGCTTAGAAGCAAAAGTTATTTTACTTTGACTTTCACCCATTAAATGAGTCATTTCTTCATGTACTATTTTAATTACTTGTTGAGCCGGAGTTAAACTTTCTAAAACCTCGGAACCTATAGCCCTTTCAGTCAAAATAGCCACAAAATCTTTAACCACACGATAATTAACATCAGCCTCCAATAAAGCCAAACGAACTTCCCGCATAGCTGTCCGCACATCTTTTTCGGTTAACTTTCCTTTACCGCGTAAATTTTTAAAAACACCCTGTAATCTAGCTGTAATATTTTCAAAAGCCATTATTCTCACCTACCAACTATCTTCTAATTTTTGTAGTAATAAAAGTATATGCTTCCTATTTTCGCCTTTGAATTCCTTTTTTAATTCACCTATTATTTCTCTACTCCATAAATATTTTTTAACCAGCTTTAATTTATTTTCATATGTTTGCAGAGCTCCTTCAGCTCGCTTCAATAAATCATAGACCGCCTCACGTGTAACTCCTTTTAAGACAGCGATTTCTCCCAAGGAAAGATCCTGCTGATGATATAAATCATATATTTCCCTTTGTTTATTAGTCAAAAGTGAACCATAAAAATCAAAAGCTAAAGCTCGAAAAGTTAGATCATCCATTAAACTACCCCTTACTGTTAAGTAAAAACACTTAACAGTTATTTTAAACCATGACTCTCGCTTCTGTCAACATAAAATTATTATACAGATGTTAAACAATAGTGCATAATTATCCCCAGATAGTAGAGTTGCTAGTTATATTTCAAAGGGGATCTAAAAAGATTTAAAGGGACGTTATCATTAGCTAAACGTCCCTTTAAATTATTTTTTTTTACAAAATTAACGTTCCCTATTATAGGATCTCTGAGCCCTTTTAGCTTCAATTTCTTGCCAAATTTGGTACACCTTTTTGCTATTTTCATAATAGTGAGCTGCAAAATTCTGATCATTAATTCCCTGTTTTCTAGCTGTTTCCAGAAGTTCCACTAAACTTTCTTGCCAATCATTAACCTCTTCTTCAATTATTTCAGCTTTAATTTTTTCTTGATAACTATCCAAAATTTTATGTAGTCTAATTCTTGTTTCTCTTTCTCGCAAATGTAGAGCCCCTTCTTGCCAAAAAGCAAGACATTCTTTTTCCGCAATTTCTTTTTCGGACATCTCAATTAACTGTTCTTCCACAGGAAAAAGTCCAACATTATAATATGAAGTTAAAATTTGTTCAACATTATTTATTCTTTCGGCTTTATCTCGAGACTTACTTTGCCTAATGGCCTCAACCGCTTTTTGTAACTTTTGCTGATATTCATGAATACAATTACTTAATTCACTGAGATTAGTTATATGCCGAAATGATGGCAGATAAAGCTGCAAACCCTCATCTTTTATAGATACCACTCTTTCTCCCCCTTTTTTACAAAACTTATTCGATTATAATTTGAACCTCTCATGACTAGGCTACGCAATTCCTAGGATCTATTTTATAATTTCGTACTGATGCCGAGATTCTTTTTGCTTTTGATCTTTGAGCGAAGAATATCGTTCTGACCAGACATCACGTGTTTTAGCAACTAATACTTTGATATCCTCCGGGGTAATCCTCTGCCCTCCAGGCAGGGTAATTTCTTCACCGCGGATAACAGGAGCATAAACTAAATCAATAGCCATTTCAGCCGAGGCTAAATTCTTAGCTTGCAAATCCCTTGGTAATTCGTTAAATGTAAGATTAGCAATATCAATTTCTAATTTCCCTTTGGAATTTCTAATGTTACCTTTTGTATTTGTTTCCCCATCTTTTAAATGCTTCAAATAGGTAAAAATAAACACTTTATCTTTGGTAACCTTCCAATACGGTTCAAAGAACAATTCCCCCTTACTATTTCTCATTTGTCTAGTTTCTCGCCAACCTTCATGTAATTTTGCAGCCATTGCATAACTTAAAAAAAAACGCGCCTCCTTTTCAGAAAATCTTTTATTGCCACTCATTAAATAAACCTCCTTAATTTATTTTTAAAAAATCCTTAATTACATTATAGCATATCCCCTAAATATTCGCAATGTTCGCGACTTTAACAATTAAATAATGCCTAATACTATACCCTTTAAGGGTCTTTTTTTCTCAAACTAGCAATCCATCGTCATTTTTAACGTCTAATTAAGGCCTGACCTCTTTTTTCTGCTTCAAAAAGGATTTTTTCTTCATCAAGGGTCAAAACTTGCCCATCACGCATCACTATTTTCCCATCAATGATAACGGTTTTTACATCACTTGCTTGAGCTGCATAAACCAAATTAGCTACTGGGTTATATAATGGCTTCCAATGAGGTTTATTTATATCAAATAAGATAAGATCAGCTTTATAACCGGGTATTAAAGCCCCCAGATTTTTAAAACCCAGGGCCTTAGCCCCACCAAGAGTAGCTAATTTTAGTGCTTGCTGAGCAGGTATTACTGTGGGATCTTGACTAATTGCCTTCTGGAGCAATGCACAGGTACGCATTTCCGCCAATAAATCCAAATTATTATTACTAGCTGCACCATCTGTACCTAAACCGACATTAGCACCCTTTTCTAAAAGTTCCACAAGAGGTGCAATTCCACTAGCTAATTTTAAATTGCTTTCTGGATTATGGGCAATTCCCACTTGATATTTTACCAACAAATCTATCTCCTGTGGGGAAAGATGAACACAATGAGCAGCTAAAATTGGTCTTCTTTCAAAAAGACCAATTTTAGCCATTAACTCAATCGGTCGGCATCCGTAATCTGCTTTAATTTGTTTAACTTCAGTTTCAGTTTCCGCTAAATGAATATGCAGTCCCACACCCAAATCATCAGCTAAAATCATTACTTTTTCCAAATAATCGGGTGGACACGTATAAGGAGCATGAGGACCTAAAAAACAGGTAATTCGCCCCTCAGCTTTACCCTGCCAAGTATGTATAAAAACCTCACTTTCTTTAAGACTTTGACCAGTTTTATCTGTGGTACCTATTAAACCACGGGCTAAAACAGCACGAAGACCAGATTCCTGCACAGCCTGTGCAGTTTCCTCCATAAAAAA
Above is a genomic segment from Clostridia bacterium containing:
- a CDS encoding signal recognition particle protein, with amino-acid sequence MAFENITARLQGVFKNLRGKGKLTEKDVRTAMREVRLALLEADVNYRVVKDFVAILTERAIGSEVLESLTPAQQVIKIVHEEMTHLMGESQSKITFASKPPTVIMIVGLQGSGKTTTSAKLAHYFKKQGRKPLLTACDVYRPAAIKQLQVLGEQLTLPVFTLGDKQNPVDIAKGAISQACKQGQDLVILDTAGRLHVDQI
- a CDS encoding DNA-binding protein, translated to MDDLTFRALAFDFYGSLLTNKQREIYDLYHQQDLSLGEIAVLKGVTREAVYDLLKRAEGALQTYENKLKLVKKYLWSREIIGELKKEFKGENRKHILLLLQKLEDSW
- a CDS encoding amidohydrolase; the protein is MSGLLIENVLSVENNCLLDVAIEGSLIKEIGNNLKGKYPHFNILNGQNNLLVPGLINCHTHAAMTLLRSYADDLPLMTWLQEKIWPREALLNKDDVYWGTQLALLEMIKSGTTTFADMYFFMEETAQAVQESGLRAVLARGLIGTTDKTGQSLKESEVFIHTWQGKAEGRITCFLGPHAPYTCPPDYLEKVMILADDLGVGLHIHLAETETEVKQIKADYGCRPIELMAKIGLFERRPILAAHCVHLSPQEIDLLVKYQVGIAHNPESNLKLASGIAPLVELLEKGANVGLGTDGAASNNNLDLLAEMRTCALLQKAISQDPTVIPAQQALKLATLGGAKALGFKNLGALIPGYKADLILFDINKPHWKPLYNPVANLVYAAQASDVKTVIIDGKIVMRDGQVLTLDEEKILFEAEKRGQALIRR